One genomic segment of Thermodesulfobacterium sp. TA1 includes these proteins:
- the flgB gene encoding flagellar basal body rod protein FlgB: protein MWGLFEKTFNTVKLALNLRAKKHSLLASNIANVDTPGYRRRDLPFEKIMQTYLSNESNLKTTRPKHFTGKENLVKKMTEEMERVQTLGTPNNVSLEEEISLLTENQLMYEATLQALAKELERLKEAITEGGK from the coding sequence ATGTGGGGGTTGTTTGAAAAGACATTTAATACCGTAAAATTAGCTCTGAACTTAAGGGCTAAAAAACATAGCTTACTTGCTTCAAACATAGCCAATGTTGATACCCCTGGTTATAGAAGAAGAGACCTCCCTTTTGAAAAAATTATGCAAACCTACCTTTCAAACGAGTCTAACCTTAAAACTACCAGACCTAAACATTTTACCGGTAAAGAAAACCTTGTCAAAAAAATGACGGAAGAAATGGAGAGGGTACAGACTTTAGGTACTCCGAACAATGTAAGTTTAGAAGAGGAGATAAGTTTATTGACTGAAAATCAGTTGATGTATGAAGCTACTTTACAGGCCTTGGCTAAAGAGTTGGAAAGGTTGAAAGAGGCAATTACTGAGGGAGGTAAGTAA
- the flgC gene encoding flagellar basal body rod protein FlgC, with amino-acid sequence MRLLDISKVAASGLFAQRTRLNVAATNIANAQVTRTLEGGPYKAKNVVLKAVPLKDRENLLRLVKVDRIEDSKAPFKEVYDPGHPDADARGIVKYPNVDVITEMVELISAGRAYEANLSVLSTSKSMTQRTLELLK; translated from the coding sequence ATGAGACTTTTAGATATTTCTAAGGTTGCTGCAAGTGGGCTTTTTGCTCAGAGAACCAGATTAAACGTAGCAGCCACCAACATAGCCAATGCTCAGGTAACAAGGACTTTGGAAGGAGGTCCTTATAAAGCCAAAAACGTGGTGTTAAAGGCTGTTCCTCTTAAGGACAGAGAAAATCTTTTAAGGTTGGTAAAAGTAGATAGAATAGAAGATAGTAAAGCCCCGTTTAAAGAGGTATATGACCCAGGACATCCAGACGCAGATGCAAGAGGAATTGTCAAATATCCTAACGTAGACGTAATAACTGAGATGGTTGAGCTTATTTCAGCCGGCAGGGCTTATGAGGCAAACCTTTCTGTGCTTTCTACTTCTAAAAGTATGACCCAAAGAACTTTAGAGCTTTTAAAGTAA
- the fliF gene encoding flagellar basal-body MS-ring/collar protein FliF translates to MPNLRELPDQLKEFWSKLDTRKRLMLIGGSLGLTLLLVLGVWFISKPSWGLLYRSMDEVSNSQIIQYLKEQKIPYKVETDGSIYVPKDKVPELRMEIAGKGLVGGYRGPGFELFDKEQMGLTEFQEKVNYQRALEGELARSIQGIKGIKSVRVHLAMPKESLFIEEEKPPKASVLIELLPGYELSPNQVRGIVNFVSGAVPKLDPKNITIVDATTGKSIRLPSEEEEFTTTQLAYKKKIEDELKAKIEDMLEKALGPGKAVAQIAVDLSFDKEKLMEETYDPEGTAVVSEEAEEEQKTSKGPSEGGIAGVKGALEQKFEATSPEQPQGETYFRKKVVRNYEVSKKVRNLEISPGGIKKISVAVLVDKSVLTDNSTEKVVWLENLVKGAIGYNPDRGDEVKVEAKEFTKPPIVKPGVMDYAAKFYKPLLIVLGLIVLYLLVIRPLLKSLAPKPTPAPELEKVAEAVPPTLEAKVPEEEGPLPQEVALGIIHSQPEKAAMLVKKWLLEETLEERKKALAEAG, encoded by the coding sequence ATGCCTAATCTTAGGGAACTCCCTGATCAACTAAAAGAGTTTTGGTCTAAGTTAGATACCAGAAAACGTTTGATGCTTATAGGAGGAAGTTTAGGTCTTACTCTTTTGTTGGTTTTAGGGGTATGGTTTATTTCTAAACCAAGCTGGGGATTGCTTTATCGGAGTATGGATGAAGTTTCTAACAGTCAGATTATACAGTATTTAAAAGAGCAAAAAATCCCTTATAAAGTTGAGACAGACGGAAGTATTTATGTTCCTAAAGATAAGGTACCTGAGCTTCGTATGGAAATCGCTGGTAAAGGATTAGTAGGGGGTTATCGCGGTCCTGGGTTTGAACTTTTTGATAAAGAACAGATGGGTCTTACTGAATTTCAAGAAAAGGTAAACTATCAGAGGGCTTTAGAAGGCGAGTTGGCAAGAAGTATTCAAGGAATAAAGGGAATAAAATCGGTCAGGGTCCATTTAGCCATGCCTAAGGAAAGTCTTTTTATCGAAGAAGAAAAACCTCCAAAAGCCTCTGTTTTGATAGAACTTCTTCCTGGGTATGAACTTTCTCCTAATCAAGTAAGGGGGATTGTAAATTTTGTAAGCGGTGCTGTTCCTAAGCTTGACCCTAAAAATATAACCATCGTTGATGCTACTACCGGAAAAAGCATTAGACTTCCCTCTGAAGAGGAAGAATTTACTACTACTCAACTGGCTTATAAGAAAAAGATAGAGGATGAACTAAAAGCCAAGATAGAAGATATGTTAGAAAAGGCTTTAGGTCCGGGAAAGGCGGTTGCTCAGATTGCGGTAGACCTTTCTTTTGATAAAGAAAAACTGATGGAAGAGACCTACGACCCAGAAGGCACTGCGGTAGTCTCTGAAGAGGCAGAAGAAGAACAAAAGACCTCTAAGGGACCTTCGGAGGGAGGGATAGCAGGGGTTAAAGGTGCTCTTGAGCAAAAATTTGAGGCCACCTCTCCAGAGCAACCCCAAGGCGAAACTTACTTTAGAAAAAAGGTAGTAAGAAACTACGAGGTAAGTAAAAAGGTAAGGAACCTTGAAATTTCTCCAGGAGGTATTAAAAAAATAAGTGTAGCAGTGTTGGTTGATAAATCAGTGCTTACTGACAATTCTACCGAAAAAGTGGTATGGTTAGAAAATTTAGTAAAAGGTGCTATTGGCTATAATCCAGATAGAGGAGATGAAGTTAAGGTTGAGGCTAAAGAATTTACTAAACCACCGATAGTTAAACCTGGGGTTATGGATTACGCAGCTAAGTTTTATAAACCATTACTGATAGTTTTAGGTTTGATAGTCCTTTATCTTTTGGTGATAAGACCACTACTTAAAAGCCTTGCACCTAAGCCTACCCCAGCTCCTGAGTTAGAAAAGGTTGCTGAAGCTGTTCCTCCTACCTTAGAGGCTAAGGTTCCTGAAGAAGAGGGCCCTTTACCTCAGGAGGTTGCTTTAGGTATTATACACAGTCAGCCTGAAAAAGCTGCTATGTTGGTTAAAAAATGGCTCTTAGAAGAAACCTTAGAAGAAAGAAAGAAAGCTTTGGCAGAGGCTGGATAA
- a CDS encoding sigma-54 dependent transcriptional regulator — translation MRGKVVLIGDSLEIKLLKDFLEEREIETFWSSKKEAFPKIDPNEIDVMVYELDYPQTKSLEILHQLFNQGVKNIVFLAEKADLEDAVEFVKHGAYDFKLLSTPLELIEKTVLFALEDKRILWQEESFITRDPYMLDILKKLEVVSQSKVPVLLIGESGTGKELLAKYIHQKSPRRFGPFIAINCAALPETLLESELFGYEKGAFSGANFRKKGKIELAEGGTLFLDEIAEMNPNLQSKLLRVLQEGEVDRLGGYHPIKVDVRFLAATNRDIEKEVQEGRFRSDLYYRLNVITVKIPPLRERKEDVKFLSSFFLEKFSRLYRKTLKGFSEETQKFLLEYPFPGNVRELKNMIERAVLICEKDVIEVKHLIDPFSQNEKREMSLGMNFDNKSSDLVVKPLEELEREAIMKALEVAKGNKTRAAELLGITVRTLRNKLKQYQATKFSEGRI, via the coding sequence ATGAGAGGAAAGGTTGTCTTAATAGGAGATAGTTTAGAAATAAAACTTTTAAAAGACTTTTTGGAAGAAAGAGAGATAGAAACTTTTTGGTCTTCTAAAAAGGAGGCTTTCCCTAAAATAGACCCAAACGAGATAGATGTCATGGTTTATGAACTTGATTATCCCCAAACTAAAAGCTTAGAAATACTTCATCAACTTTTTAACCAAGGGGTTAAAAACATCGTTTTTTTAGCAGAAAAAGCAGACTTAGAAGATGCGGTTGAGTTTGTAAAACATGGTGCCTATGATTTTAAACTCCTTTCTACCCCTCTTGAGTTAATAGAAAAAACCGTGCTTTTCGCTTTAGAGGACAAAAGGATTTTATGGCAGGAAGAAAGTTTTATCACCCGAGATCCTTATATGTTAGACATCTTAAAAAAACTTGAAGTAGTATCCCAAAGTAAAGTTCCTGTTCTGTTGATAGGGGAATCAGGCACAGGAAAAGAGCTACTTGCCAAGTATATACATCAAAAAAGTCCAAGAAGGTTTGGTCCTTTTATAGCTATAAACTGTGCCGCCCTTCCTGAAACCCTTCTTGAATCAGAACTTTTTGGCTATGAAAAAGGAGCTTTTTCTGGAGCTAACTTTAGGAAAAAAGGAAAGATAGAACTGGCAGAGGGAGGGACTCTATTTTTAGACGAGATAGCTGAGATGAACCCTAATCTTCAGAGCAAACTTTTACGTGTATTGCAAGAAGGGGAAGTTGATAGACTCGGGGGATACCATCCGATAAAGGTAGACGTTAGGTTTTTGGCAGCTACCAATAGAGACATTGAAAAAGAAGTTCAAGAAGGTAGGTTTAGGTCAGACCTATACTATAGATTAAACGTTATTACCGTTAAAATACCACCTTTAAGAGAAAGAAAAGAGGATGTCAAATTTTTGTCAAGTTTTTTTCTGGAAAAATTTTCCCGTTTATACCGAAAGACTTTAAAAGGTTTTTCTGAAGAGACACAAAAATTTTTGTTGGAATATCCCTTTCCTGGAAACGTAAGAGAACTTAAAAACATGATAGAAAGAGCAGTTCTTATCTGTGAAAAGGACGTGATAGAGGTTAAACATCTGATAGACCCTTTTTCTCAAAACGAAAAAAGAGAAATGAGCTTAGGCATGAATTTTGATAATAAATCTTCGGATTTAGTGGTAAAACCTTTGGAAGAGCTTGAAAGGGAAGCTATCATGAAGGCTTTGGAAGTGGCTAAAGGTAATAAAACACGGGCGGCTGAGCTCCTTGGGATTACGGTTAGAACGTTGAGGAATAAGTTAAAACAATATCAGGCTACCAAGTTTTCTGAAGGGAGGATTTAA
- the fliE gene encoding flagellar hook-basal body complex protein FliE — MKVNPSLLNSYQKVGSLTQKEKVEVPSFKDFLVEKIKEVDQAQKQALASIEALAKGEEVDLSDVALTISKADTNFKLLLRIRNKVLEAYQEIMRMQI, encoded by the coding sequence ATGAAAGTTAATCCATCGTTGTTAAATAGTTATCAAAAAGTGGGTAGTCTCACTCAAAAAGAAAAGGTAGAGGTTCCCAGTTTTAAAGATTTTTTAGTAGAAAAAATAAAAGAAGTTGACCAGGCTCAAAAACAGGCTTTAGCCTCCATCGAAGCCTTGGCTAAGGGTGAGGAAGTAGACCTTTCCGATGTGGCTCTTACCATTTCCAAGGCTGACACCAATTTTAAACTGCTCTTAAGGATAAGAAATAAAGTGCTTGAGGCCTATCAAGAAATCATGAGAATGCAAATCTAA